The following are encoded in a window of Amaranthus tricolor cultivar Red isolate AtriRed21 chromosome 2, ASM2621246v1, whole genome shotgun sequence genomic DNA:
- the LOC130806129 gene encoding monooxygenase 1-like isoform X1 translates to MEVIDIVIVGGGICGLATALALHRKGIKSVVLERSDRLRATGAAIGVFPNGWRALHQLGIDSTLRLTAIQFQRAVDVWADKNIVRETPLSDGEARCLRRSDLIEALANALPPETIRYGYQVMSVNMERSSSYSVLQLHDGNSIKAKVLIGCDGSNSVISNYIGLKPTRLFSRSAVRGLTVYPNGLKYAPEFLRLRKEKILIGRIPIDEKTVYWFVVLHWNQGDGEMQKDPASIRQRTLSLIAGFSRDIVDMIEKSDLSTLSFTRLRYRAPWNLLSGNFRRESITVAGDAWHVMGPFLGQGGSAALEDAVVLARCLSKKISDANVRGSIMELSGQKVMEALDEYLNERRRRVFLLSLFTYLRGLLLVDDTSFPLRFLCIIMITVFFRDSLKHIQYDCGEL, encoded by the exons ATGGAAGTAATAGATATAGTGATTGTAGGTGGAGGAATTTGTGGCTTAGCTACTGCTCTTGCTCTTCACAG GAAAGGTATTAAGAGTGTGGTGTTGGAGAGGTCTGATAGATTGCGAGCAACCGGAGCTGCTATTGGCGTATTCCCAAATGGCTGGCGTGCTCTTCACCAGCTTGGTATCGATTCTACCCTTCGATTAACTGCTATTCAATTTCAAAG GGCAGTTGATGTTTGGGCTGACAAAAATATTGTACGAGAAACTCCATTGAG TGATGGAGAGGCTCGTTGCTTAAGAAGAAGCGATTTAATTGAAGCCTTAGCCAATGCGTTACCACCGGAGACTATACGTTATGGTTACCAAGTTATGTCGGTTAATATGGAAAGATCAAGCTCATATTCAGTTCTTCAACTTCACGATGGGAACTCAATCAAGGCTAAG GTGTTAATTGGCTGTGACGGATCAAATTCAGTTATTTCTAATTACATTGGCTTAAAGCCTACACGGTTATTCTCCCGAAGCGCAGTTAGAGGCCTAACTGTTTATCCAAATGGACTTAAATATGCTCCTGAATTTTTGAGACTAAGAAAGGAAAAGATTTTAATCGGAAGAATTCCAATTGATGAAAAGACGGTTTACTGGTTTGTTGTTCTTCATTGGAATCAAGGAG ATGGTGAGATGCAAAAGGATCCGGCGTCCATAAGACAGAGGACCTTAAGTCTAATAGCTGGTTTCTCGAGGGACATAGTGGATATGATAGAGAAGAGCGACTTAAGCACATTATCATTCACACGATTGAGATATCGTGCCCCATGGAATTTACTTTCTGGAAACTTCCGAAGGGAGAGTATAACAGTAGCGGGGGACGCTTGGCATGTGATGGGTCCTTTCCTTGGGCAGGGCGGGTCTGCAGCTTTGGAAGATGCAGTTGTTTTGGCTAGATGTTTATCTAAGAAGATATCTGATGCTAATGTGAGGGGGAGTATAATGGAATTGTCTGGACAGAAGGTTATGGAAGCTTTGGatgaatatttgaatgaaaGAAGGCGACGAGTATTCCTCTTATCTTTGTTTACATACCTTCGAGGTTTACTGTTAGTAGACGATACCTCTTTTCCGTTGAGATTTCTGTGCATCATTATGATCACCGTTTTCTTTCGAGATTCGTTGAAACACATTCAGTATGATTGTGGTGAACTCTGA
- the LOC130806129 gene encoding monooxygenase 1-like isoform X2 — MAVDVWADKNIVRETPLSDGEARCLRRSDLIEALANVLPPETIRYGYQVMSVNMERSSSYSVLQLHDGNSIKAKVLIGCDGSNSVISNYIGLKPTRLFSRSAVRGLTVYPNGLKYAPEFLRLRKEKILIGRIPIDEKTVYWFVVLHWNQGDGEMQKDPASIRQRTLSLIAGFSRDIVDMIEKSDLSTLSFTRLRYRAPWNLLSGNFRRESITVAGDAWHVMGPFLGQGGSAALEDAVVLARCLSKKISDANVRGSIMELSGQKVMEALDEYLNERRRRVFLLSLFTYLRGLLLVDDTSFPLRFLCIIMITVFFRDSLKHIQYDCGEL, encoded by the exons AT GGCAGTTGATGTTTGGGCTGACAAGAATATTGTACGAGAAACTCCATTGAG TGATGGAGAGGCTCGTTGCTTAAGACGAAGCGATTTAATTGAAGCCTTAGCCAATGTGTTACCACCGGAGACTATACGTTATGGTTACCAAGTTATGTCTGTTAATATGGAAAGATCGAGCTCATATTCAGTTCTTCAACTTCACGATGGGAACTCAATCAAGGCTAAG GTGTTAATTGGCTGTGACGGATCAAATTCAGTTATTTCTAATTACATTGGCTTAAAGCCTACACGGTTATTCTCCCGAAGCGCAGTTAGAGGCCTAACTGTTTATCCAAATGGACTTAAATATGCTCCTGAATTTTTGAGACTAAGAAAGGAAAAGATTTTAATCGGAAGAATTCCAATTGATGAAAAGACGGTTTACTGGTTTGTTGTTCTTCATTGGAATCAAGGAG ATGGTGAGATGCAAAAGGATCCGGCGTCCATAAGACAGAGGACCTTAAGTCTAATAGCTGGTTTCTCGAGGGACATAGTGGATATGATAGAGAAGAGCGACTTAAGCACATTATCATTCACACGATTGAGATATCGTGCCCCATGGAATTTACTTTCTGGAAACTTCCGAAGGGAGAGTATAACAGTAGCGGGGGACGCTTGGCATGTGATGGGTCCTTTCCTTGGGCAGGGCGGGTCTGCAGCTTTGGAAGATGCAGTTGTTTTGGCTAGATGTTTATCTAAGAAGATATCTGATGCTAATGTGAGGGGGAGTATAATGGAATTGTCTGGACAGAAGGTTATGGAAGCTTTGGatgaatatttgaatgaaaGAAGGCGACGAGTATTCCTCTTATCTTTGTTTACATACCTTCGAGGTTTACTGTTAGTAGACGATACCTCTTTTCCGTTGAGATTTCTGTGCATCATTATGATCACCGTTTTCTTTCGAGATTCGTTGAAACACATTCAGTATGATTGTGGTGAACTCTGA